A stretch of Triticum aestivum cultivar Chinese Spring chromosome 1D, IWGSC CS RefSeq v2.1, whole genome shotgun sequence DNA encodes these proteins:
- the LOC123170863 gene encoding uncharacterized protein produces MAAELGEIEELVEEILIRLPKDEPGNLLRSSLAYKPWRDLLASHAFRRHHGDFHRTPPMPSFLRDWPELSIEFFPTTDFLARGPDPQHQYAVEDCRHGRVLLRYFDEDEDMPLLVIWDPMTGSETVLGSLEMSEKARSFASVICAADSCRHGDCHSGPFRVVFVILHQEEEVATASVYSSETASWSSSAVTDVGTFEDEVYFSMPSVLAGDALYFLLFRGQDVEGCSILKYDLGTSCLSEIHLSEEMQDASDNPILMVGEDGRLGIAHLFFFFLSVWSREVDPGGVVSWTQRRDINLETLLPTSDFT; encoded by the coding sequence ATGGCGGCGGAGCTGGGCGAGATTGAGGAGCTCGTCGAGGAGATCCTCATCCGCCTCCCTAAGGACGAGCCTGGTAATCTCCTCCGCTCCTCCCTCGCCTACAAGCCATGGCGCGACCTCCTCGCCAGCCACGCCTTCCGTCGCCACCACGGCGACTTCCACCGAACACCTCCCATGCCTAGCTTCCTCCGCGACTGGCCGGAACTCAGCATCGAGTTCTTCCCCACCACGGATTTCCTGGCGCGCGGTCCCGACCCCCAGCACCAATATGCCGTGGAAGATTGTCGCCACGGCCGTGTCCTCCTTCGGTACTTCGATGAGGATGAGGATATGCCATTGCTGGTCATCTGGGACCCCATGACGGGCAGCGAAACAGTGCTTGGCAGCCTCGAAATGTCGGAAAAGGCAAGGTCGTTTGCCTCAGTGATCTGTGCTGCGGACAGCTGCCGCCACGGTGACTGCCATTCCGGTCCATTCCGCGTCGTTTTCGTAATCCTTCACCAGGAAGAGGAGGTCGCTACGGCGTCCGTGTACTCATCGGAGACGGCTAGTTGGAGCTCTTCGGCGGTCACCGATGTTGGTACGTTTGAGGATGAAGTCTATTTCTCCATGCCTAGTGTCCTCGCAGGAGACGCGCTCTATTTCCTCCTTTTCCGGGGCCAGGATGTTGAAGGTTGCAGTATTCTCAAGTACGACTTGGGAACCTCCTGTCTGTCGGAGATTCATCTGTCGGAGGAGATGCAGGATGCCAGCGACAATCCTATCCTGATGGTGGGGGAAGACGGTAGGCTGGGAATCGCACACCTGTTCTTTTTCTTCCTCTCCGTCTGGTCGAGGGAGGTGGATCCCGGTGGAGTTGTGTCGTGGACACAACGGAGAGACATCAACCTCGAGACTCTTCTTCCCACTAGTGATTTCACATAA